The Salvia splendens isolate huo1 unplaced genomic scaffold, SspV2 ctg873, whole genome shotgun sequence genome has a window encoding:
- the LOC121791679 gene encoding uncharacterized protein LOC121791679 has translation MACLNMSSNDQALYSANAGPRISFSSDFLEPVKLEKSYREAPVSSDFEFSVRNYSMISADEVFFDGKMLPSRESFTKAKTLRDELLSSDDGCEDVSSRRAKGTNRWRERFGLKRTPKSLGSIDEMKALEMGVFGRKK, from the coding sequence ATGGCTTGCTTGAACATGTCGAGCAACGATCAAGCCTTGTACAGCGCGAACGCAGGGCCAAGAATCTCGTTTTCAAGTGATTTTCTTGAGCCAGTCAAGCTGGAGAAGAGCTACAGAGAGGCCCCGGTGTCCTCGGATTTTGAGTTCTCTGTCCGGAACTACTCTATGATCTCTGCAGATGAAGTTTTCTTCGATGGCAAAATGCTGCCATCGAGGGAGAGCTTCACAAAGGCAAAAACCCTCAGAGACGAGCTCCTTTCTAGTGACGATGGTTGTGAGGATGTCTCGTCGCGGAGGGCGAAGGGCACGAACCGATGGAGGGAGAGGTTTGGACTGAAGAGAACACCCAAGAGTTTGGGAAGTATAGATGAGATGAAGGCCTTAGAGATGGGTGTTTTTGGCAGGAAGAAATGA
- the LOC121791684 gene encoding uncharacterized protein LOC121791684 — protein sequence MSSSGSYYWAQNCGNHFQAKGIIVVFAWVPFSEPLLNDCIAFYSSLGWNSLVCRSKYLNPFFPERATSLAFAVLDELVKELKGGICPVVLAALAGGSKACMYKVLQIIEGCSEVELNMEDRRLVASCISGQIYDSDPIDFTTDLGARFALHRSVLKVPGAAKLASFLAKGVTLSLDALFLTRFGSQQAEYLQTLYSSVRLGAPFLILCPENEDIPFSTLCTFAKHLLDVGGTVKIIKRSTSSHLGHHQHQSTQCIAITKLLEQAVSIFSEKIQKLGEKSNMEDMHDVISPIRYNLQNSAVLSNTNDHFLLPCSSEYEKSRQLNERSSYSHLSSPRMCTNTVLGQVLFDACVPKNVEGWDIKFSGSLNGEPFASVRRRSPFCAMKQRSRL from the exons ATGAGCAGCAGCGGGAGCTACTACTGGGCGCAGAATTGCGGCAACCACTTTCAAGCCAAGGGAATTATCGTGGTTTTCGCCTGGGTGCCGTTTAGCGAACCTCTGTTGAATGATTGCATCGCCTTCTACTCTTCTCTCGGATGGAACTCTCTGGTTTGCCGCTCCAAGTATCTCAACCC TTTCTTTCCGGAGAGAGCTACATCACTTGCTTTTGCTGTCCTAGATGAGCTTGTCAAG GAGCTCAAAGGTGGAATATGTCCTGTAGTACTTGCAGCTTTAGCTGGTGGTTCTAAAGCATGCATGTATAAGGTTTTACAG ATTATTGAAGGCTGTTCTGAAGTTGAACTCAATATG GAGGACCGTAGGTTGGTTGCAAGCTGCATCTCTGGACAGATCTACGATTCTGACCCCATCGATTTTACAACCGACTTGGGTGCTCGATTTGCGCTGCATCGCTCCGTCCTCAAAGTTCCTGGTGCAGCTAAGCTAGCATCATTTTTAGCAAAAGGTGTTACTTTGAGCTTGGATGCTTTATTTCTCACGAGATTCGGTTCCCAACAGGCTGAATACTTGCAAACTCTTTATTCTTCTGTG CGTTTGGGGGCCCCCTTTCTCATTCTATGCCCAGAAAATGAAGACATTCCTTTTTCAACCCTATGTACCTTTGCAAAGCATTTACTGGATGTGGGCGGTACTGTCAAAATTATAAAGAGATCTACCTCTTCTCATCTAG GCCATCATCAGCACCAATCAACGCAGTGCATAGCTATAACCAAGTTGCTTGAGCAGGCTGTTTCAATTTTCTCAGAAAAAATTCAGAAACTTGGAGAAAAATCGAACATGGAAGATATGCATGATGTTATCTCCCCCATAAGATATAATCTCCAGAATTCAGCAGTTCTCTCAAATACAAATGACCACTTCCTCCTGCCATGCTCATCAGAATATGAAAAGAGCAGACAGCTAAACGAGAGGTCATCTTATAGTCATCTGTCAAGCCCTCGTATGTGCACAAATACTGTTCTTGGCCAAGTGCTGTTCGATGCTTGTGTTCCAAAAAATGTCGAAGGTTGGGATATTAAGTTCTCGGGGAGTTTGAATGGAGAACCGTTTGCTTCCGTACGGAGACGCTCCCCCTTTTGTGCAATGAAACAGAGATCAAgattatga